Proteins encoded together in one Thermoplasmatales archaeon BRNA1 window:
- a CDS encoding DNA topoisomerase VI, subunit A — protein MNDRQQDALNKLTGVAEELYDAFEQGEIPKMVLPLRAKRNIIFDPKTQVWKYGDLKTVRTAKTVQGATMMLRTAYTTKFINDMIRDNKSSTLREMYYVSEGWNNAKFHSEDESNLLVEDLETISSCLREDFKLRPEERGAHVYGNVNFRTMTKKGMKTFNCIDDVAEAGFPIPYSVEKETFEIESHDAKFVMALETGGMYARLIENGFPEKSGAVLVHLSGQPARAIRRLLKRLNEEQGLPIVVFTDGDPWSFRIFASIAYGAIKTAHISDYLATPTAQFIGITASDILNYDLPTDKLNDKDVGALKAELSDPRFTDEFWDTEIHAMLDMGKKAEQQSLAKYGLDYVTDTYLPEKLTQLGLW, from the coding sequence ATGAATGACAGACAGCAGGATGCCCTGAACAAGCTCACCGGCGTTGCCGAGGAGCTTTACGACGCCTTCGAGCAGGGCGAGATCCCCAAGATGGTCCTTCCCCTCAGGGCGAAACGCAACATCATATTCGATCCCAAGACGCAGGTATGGAAGTACGGCGACCTCAAGACCGTCCGCACCGCTAAGACCGTGCAGGGCGCCACCATGATGCTCCGTACCGCCTACACCACCAAGTTCATAAACGACATGATCAGGGACAACAAGAGCTCCACCCTAAGGGAGATGTACTACGTCTCCGAGGGATGGAACAACGCCAAGTTCCACTCCGAGGATGAGAGCAACCTCCTTGTCGAGGACCTGGAGACCATCTCCAGCTGCCTCAGGGAGGACTTCAAGCTCAGACCCGAGGAGAGGGGTGCCCACGTCTACGGCAACGTGAACTTCCGCACCATGACCAAGAAGGGCATGAAGACGTTCAACTGCATAGACGATGTCGCCGAGGCCGGATTCCCCATCCCCTATTCCGTGGAGAAGGAGACCTTCGAGATCGAGTCCCACGATGCCAAGTTCGTCATGGCGCTCGAGACCGGTGGAATGTATGCCCGTCTCATCGAGAACGGGTTCCCCGAGAAATCGGGCGCGGTGCTCGTACACCTTTCCGGACAGCCCGCGAGGGCCATCAGAAGACTCCTCAAGAGGCTCAACGAGGAACAGGGTCTCCCCATCGTCGTCTTCACCGATGGCGACCCCTGGTCGTTCAGGATCTTCGCGTCCATCGCATACGGTGCGATAAAGACTGCACACATCTCCGATTACCTCGCGACCCCCACCGCGCAGTTCATCGGGATCACCGCGTCGGACATCCTCAACTACGACCTCCCGACCGACAAGCTCAATGACAAGGACGTCGGTGCCCTGAAGGCCGAGCTTTCCGACCCAAGGTTCACCGACGAATTCTGGGACACGGAGATCCATGCCATGCTCGACATGGGCAAGAAGGCTGAGCAGCAGTCTCTGGCCAAGTACGGTCTCGACTACGTCACCGACACGTACCTGCCGGAGAAGCTCACACAGCTCGGACTCTGGTGA
- a CDS encoding ABC-type cobalt transport system, permease component CbiQ-related transporter: protein MAYSTNFKIPLILALGIGEAILIMVLGSGMISIMGDSSDPALWDGKFLWFTIHMTDSSFQKAWLIFFRAVAGVTLMLSFASSTPIPHLAHALRSIKCPIEICELIVLIYRYAFLLLERFLVMLDAAQCRLGYNGTKTAIKSYAGAMTGTFIFSLELGEKSEAALACRNYQGYFPIYRMPRSLGWQWIALSVACIVALYFAGEYTEGWIDMTEIFAPYMGW from the coding sequence ATGGCCTATTCCACCAATTTCAAGATCCCCCTGATCCTGGCACTGGGTATCGGGGAGGCTATACTCATCATGGTCCTCGGGAGCGGGATGATATCCATCATGGGGGACTCCAGCGACCCCGCGCTCTGGGACGGAAAGTTCCTCTGGTTCACCATCCATATGACGGATTCGAGTTTCCAGAAGGCTTGGCTGATCTTCTTCAGGGCGGTTGCCGGGGTTACCCTTATGCTCTCTTTCGCGAGTTCCACCCCGATACCGCATTTGGCGCATGCCCTTAGGAGCATCAAGTGCCCCATCGAGATATGTGAGCTCATAGTCCTGATCTACAGGTACGCATTCCTCCTGCTCGAGAGGTTCCTCGTCATGCTCGACGCGGCACAGTGCCGTCTCGGATACAACGGGACCAAGACCGCAATCAAGTCGTATGCCGGAGCGATGACCGGGACATTCATTTTCTCATTGGAGCTGGGGGAGAAGTCCGAGGCCGCCCTCGCCTGCAGGAACTACCAGGGATACTTCCCCATATACCGCATGCCCCGTTCCCTCGGCTGGCAGTGGATCGCGCTCTCTGTCGCGTGCATAGTGGCCCTCTACTTCGCGGGGGAGTACACCGAGGGATGGATAGACATGACCGAGATATTCGCACCTTACATGGGGTGGTAA
- a CDS encoding ABC-type cobalt transport system, periplasmic component, which translates to MALSKDQKLYLGCFIVIAVMCVATLALVNGEFGGSDDAGGEEADKYGYEAWTGDILTIITGDEDYELPGETESMLFAVQAAIGAIIIGYFIGANSMKKKMEQGGDDKE; encoded by the coding sequence ATGGCCCTTTCAAAGGATCAGAAACTGTACCTCGGATGTTTCATCGTCATCGCAGTCATGTGCGTCGCAACGCTTGCTCTGGTCAACGGCGAGTTCGGAGGTTCCGATGACGCCGGAGGAGAGGAAGCCGACAAGTACGGATACGAGGCTTGGACCGGAGACATCCTCACCATCATCACCGGGGACGAAGATTACGAGCTTCCCGGAGAGACTGAGTCCATGCTCTTCGCCGTTCAGGCCGCGATCGGTGCCATCATCATCGGATACTTCATCGGAGCCAACTCCATGAAGAAGAAGATGGAACAGGGCGGAGACGATAAGGAGTAA
- a CDS encoding Preprotein translocase subunit Sec61beta, with product MAKEKGESFSSSAGLMRYFDSEDDKGIKLGPRTVIAIAIAFTVLILVLPVFMPMN from the coding sequence ATGGCAAAAGAGAAGGGAGAATCCTTTTCCTCATCCGCAGGACTCATGAGGTACTTCGATTCCGAAGACGACAAGGGGATCAAGCTCGGCCCCAGGACCGTCATCGCGATCGCCATCGCGTTCACCGTCCTCATTCTCGTCCTGCCCGTTTTCATGCCGATGAACTGA
- a CDS encoding lysyl-tRNA synthetase, archaeal and spirochete, which yields MHWADVIAKDIAEKAEHPLIATGISPTGIIHVGSLREAITGESIRSAVEGLGKDVRLIYLIDSFDPLRKRYDFLPPEYENYVGMPISRIPCPCGKHKNYAHHFVQPFLDAVDSLGVHCEIIWTSDLYKEGKFDKAIDLTFKKRQDIIRILHEVSGKPENPDYAPYNPLCAKCGRYTKPIFETYEYPYVEYQCDCGFRGKADIRTDDGKLTWRCEWPAKWLIFGTSAEPFGKDHAAAGGSYDTGKRIVREIFGAEAPYPIPYEFVQLKGVGQMHKSTGSSVTGLDAIRMTPPEVLNYLFLRVQPSRAIDYDSGLGLLDMSDEYDRMEEAFFSGEFSESEENTVRAYEIAQHNHVPKKKPVEVSMRHLCNVVQIAPNDFEAQVKVIERTIDLSEATVEDIERIKTRCQCLEFWLKAFAPDKVKFAVQQTIPAGTQLMMNDKGFLQTLVARMNDCNWDADTIGNIISEVGKESPIGLKNAYKVIYTLLLGQTAGPRLGQFLASMDKQFVINRFNQAAYN from the coding sequence ATGCACTGGGCAGACGTTATTGCCAAGGACATCGCCGAGAAGGCAGAGCACCCGCTCATCGCCACCGGCATCAGTCCTACCGGAATCATCCATGTCGGCAGCCTCAGGGAAGCCATCACCGGCGAGTCGATCCGCAGCGCAGTGGAGGGGCTCGGCAAAGATGTCAGGCTCATCTACCTCATCGACTCCTTCGATCCCCTGAGGAAGAGGTACGACTTCCTCCCTCCCGAGTACGAGAACTATGTGGGCATGCCCATCAGCAGGATCCCCTGCCCCTGCGGCAAGCACAAGAACTACGCCCACCACTTCGTCCAGCCCTTCCTGGACGCAGTCGACTCCCTCGGGGTCCACTGCGAGATCATCTGGACCTCCGACCTTTATAAGGAGGGCAAGTTCGACAAGGCGATCGACCTGACGTTCAAGAAGAGGCAGGACATCATCAGAATCCTCCACGAGGTCAGCGGCAAGCCCGAGAATCCCGATTACGCCCCCTACAACCCCCTGTGCGCCAAGTGCGGCAGGTACACCAAGCCCATTTTCGAGACCTACGAGTACCCGTACGTCGAATACCAGTGCGATTGCGGATTCCGCGGAAAGGCGGACATCCGCACCGACGACGGAAAGCTCACCTGGAGATGCGAGTGGCCCGCCAAGTGGCTGATCTTCGGCACCTCCGCCGAGCCCTTCGGAAAGGACCACGCTGCCGCCGGAGGTTCCTACGACACGGGAAAGAGGATCGTCAGGGAGATCTTCGGCGCCGAAGCGCCCTATCCCATCCCCTACGAGTTCGTCCAGCTCAAGGGGGTCGGACAGATGCACAAGTCCACCGGATCCTCCGTCACCGGACTCGATGCCATTAGGATGACCCCTCCCGAGGTCCTGAACTACCTGTTCCTCAGGGTCCAGCCCTCTAGGGCGATAGACTACGACTCCGGACTCGGACTTCTCGACATGTCCGACGAGTACGACCGCATGGAGGAGGCCTTCTTCTCCGGCGAGTTCAGCGAGTCCGAGGAGAACACCGTCCGCGCCTACGAAATCGCACAGCACAACCACGTTCCCAAGAAGAAGCCCGTGGAGGTATCCATGAGGCACCTCTGCAACGTCGTGCAGATCGCCCCCAACGACTTCGAAGCCCAGGTCAAGGTCATCGAGAGGACCATCGACCTGTCCGAGGCCACTGTGGAGGATATCGAGAGGATCAAGACCAGGTGCCAGTGCCTCGAGTTCTGGCTGAAGGCCTTCGCTCCCGACAAGGTCAAGTTCGCTGTCCAGCAGACCATCCCTGCCGGGACCCAGCTCATGATGAACGACAAGGGGTTCCTGCAGACCCTTGTCGCCAGGATGAACGACTGCAACTGGGACGCCGACACCATCGGGAACATCATATCCGAGGTCGGAAAGGAATCGCCCATCGGTCTGAAGAACGCCTACAAGGTCATCTACACCCTGCTACTCGGCCAGACCGCGGGACCCAGGCTCGGCCAGTTCCTCGCATCGATGGACAAGCAGTTCGTCATAAACAGGTTCAACCAGGCCGCCTACAACTGA
- a CDS encoding DNA topoisomerase VI, B subunit — protein MGTDGAPSERTGVRRATAERLADKQHEISVTEFFEKNKQILGFDSRQKSLLMGVKEAVDNSLDACEEAEILPDIIVKVEKTGDDEYKVSIEDNGPGIVHRAMPNVFGRLLYGSRFHAMRQSRGQQGIGISATVMYANISTGHPAHIQSRIEGEDEVAWGMDISIDTKTNRPVVTNDRAFNWEEKAHGTFIEYITKGRYITGRQSIFEYLKETAIVNPHAKIVFHDPDGKIWTFERATETKPPKAQEIKPHPAGMEIGDMMTYSSLTQTKTVRDFLRLDFCRMTARLAEEVCAKGKVDPDSDPHALGREGSMGLIKGISEVKLMAPPSECLSPIGETLIKKGLMHILDGEKPEFYATPVTRPAHVVNGNPFTVEAGIVYGGQIPAEGQVTVMRFANRVPLLFQPGADIITKAIGEIDWRRYGLEQRGGKGVPFGPAIFLVHVASTKVPFTSEGKDAIAAIPEIEEEIITALKGCARSLKSHLNKMAKKDKTHEKFDIVQKILPDLANKLAEELGRPVPDISRTISKIMNVVWFEPERKREQENNSVRFTYTIFNYTVRPHTFMVHLALPPESVGDAVTKSEFFDSVNKDGKAQWIIRDLQPTSSVQLSFELTGDMADTFDMDEVYISGINPVIVMGAESLPGDWGIKGMEITEEIDEDFVEDTDDTEEAEAAEEEEFEKEASDDE, from the coding sequence ATGGGAACAGACGGCGCTCCGTCCGAAAGGACTGGTGTCCGCAGAGCAACGGCCGAAAGGCTCGCGGACAAGCAGCATGAGATCTCGGTCACGGAATTCTTCGAGAAGAACAAGCAGATCCTGGGTTTCGACTCCAGGCAGAAATCGCTCCTGATGGGGGTGAAGGAGGCCGTCGACAACTCCCTCGATGCGTGCGAGGAGGCCGAGATCCTCCCCGACATCATCGTCAAGGTCGAGAAGACCGGGGATGACGAGTACAAGGTCTCCATCGAGGATAACGGACCGGGTATCGTCCACCGTGCCATGCCCAACGTCTTCGGGAGGCTGCTCTACGGGAGCAGATTCCACGCCATGAGGCAGTCCAGGGGACAGCAGGGTATCGGAATCTCCGCCACCGTCATGTACGCCAACATCTCCACCGGCCACCCCGCCCACATCCAGTCCAGGATCGAGGGCGAGGACGAGGTCGCGTGGGGGATGGACATCTCCATCGACACCAAGACCAACCGTCCCGTCGTCACCAACGACCGTGCCTTCAACTGGGAAGAGAAGGCCCACGGGACTTTCATCGAATACATCACCAAAGGACGCTACATCACCGGCCGCCAGTCCATCTTCGAGTATCTCAAGGAGACCGCCATCGTCAACCCCCATGCCAAGATAGTGTTCCACGACCCCGACGGCAAGATCTGGACCTTCGAGAGGGCCACCGAGACCAAGCCTCCGAAGGCGCAGGAGATCAAGCCCCATCCCGCAGGCATGGAGATCGGGGACATGATGACCTACTCCTCCCTCACCCAGACCAAGACCGTGAGGGACTTCCTCCGCCTGGACTTCTGCCGCATGACCGCAAGGCTCGCCGAGGAGGTCTGCGCCAAGGGGAAGGTGGATCCGGATTCCGACCCCCACGCACTCGGAAGGGAGGGTTCCATGGGACTCATAAAGGGAATCTCCGAGGTCAAGCTCATGGCCCCTCCGTCGGAATGCCTGTCGCCCATCGGCGAGACCCTGATCAAGAAGGGTCTGATGCACATCCTTGACGGGGAGAAGCCCGAGTTCTACGCCACCCCCGTGACCCGTCCCGCCCATGTCGTGAACGGCAACCCGTTCACCGTCGAGGCCGGAATAGTGTACGGGGGCCAGATCCCCGCCGAGGGACAGGTCACCGTCATGAGGTTCGCCAACCGCGTCCCGCTGCTCTTCCAGCCGGGAGCGGACATCATCACCAAGGCCATCGGGGAGATAGACTGGAGGAGATACGGCCTGGAGCAGAGGGGAGGGAAAGGAGTCCCCTTCGGGCCCGCCATCTTCCTGGTCCACGTCGCCTCCACCAAGGTCCCCTTCACATCCGAGGGAAAGGACGCGATCGCGGCCATTCCAGAGATCGAGGAGGAGATCATCACCGCGCTCAAGGGATGTGCCAGATCCCTCAAGTCCCATCTCAACAAGATGGCCAAGAAGGATAAGACCCACGAGAAGTTCGACATCGTCCAGAAGATCCTCCCCGACCTCGCCAACAAACTCGCGGAGGAACTGGGACGCCCGGTTCCGGACATCTCCCGCACCATCTCCAAGATCATGAACGTGGTGTGGTTCGAGCCCGAGAGGAAGCGCGAACAGGAGAACAATTCCGTGCGGTTCACCTACACCATATTCAACTACACCGTACGCCCCCACACCTTCATGGTGCACCTCGCCCTGCCCCCGGAGTCCGTCGGCGATGCCGTCACCAAGAGCGAGTTCTTCGACTCCGTGAACAAGGACGGGAAGGCCCAGTGGATCATCAGGGACCTCCAGCCCACCAGCTCGGTCCAGCTGTCGTTTGAGCTGACAGGGGACATGGCGGACACCTTCGACATGGACGAGGTCTACATCTCCGGGATCAACCCCGTCATCGTGATGGGCGCCGAGTCACTCCCGGGAGACTGGGGAATAAAGGGAATGGAGATCACCGAGGAGATCGACGAGGACTTCGTCGAGGACACTGACGATACCGAGGAAGCCGAAGCGGCCGAAGAGGAAGAGTTCGAGAAGGAGGCGAGCGACGATGAATGA
- a CDS encoding cobalt transport protein ATP-binding subunit: MHHPGLPKVLDGFNIEIEEGSRTAILGANGAGKTTLFYTLTGVYKPQEGEVLYRGQPIEYTKEGLTRVRSDVAVVLQNPDEQMFCSIVEEDIAFGPLNLGVDRDEVDARIEKALRDVRMTEYRRRPLQQLSGGQRKRIAIAGALAVQPEVLIMDEPTAGLDPQASMEVIELAEKMSLSGVTVLISTHDVDLAYSWADSVAVLRHGKKVFSGSSEDFYGNSEEVHLCGLLSPSTFNMNREISNINGVPHVPYPHNVCEFLSKFAKGTQRPGRVFCVPCCDDTLAQYQSAVKDAESGAKIGVYGSDTRYELSKERIDFYFDGIDSCFTEAVLGRDSILFYDSIYSPIVRQQAEALKEFGCEIELEVVQ, translated from the coding sequence ATGCACCACCCGGGACTCCCGAAGGTCCTCGACGGATTCAACATCGAGATAGAGGAGGGGTCCCGTACCGCGATCCTCGGTGCGAACGGGGCCGGCAAGACCACTCTGTTTTACACTCTCACAGGGGTCTACAAACCCCAGGAAGGGGAGGTCCTCTACAGAGGGCAGCCCATCGAATACACCAAGGAGGGACTCACCCGCGTCCGTTCGGATGTGGCAGTCGTCCTCCAGAATCCCGACGAGCAGATGTTCTGTTCCATAGTGGAGGAGGACATCGCATTCGGCCCCCTCAACCTCGGGGTTGACAGGGACGAGGTCGATGCCCGCATCGAGAAGGCCCTCAGGGACGTGCGCATGACCGAGTACCGCAGGCGCCCCCTCCAGCAGCTGTCCGGAGGACAGAGGAAGAGGATCGCCATAGCCGGGGCATTAGCCGTCCAGCCGGAGGTCCTCATCATGGACGAGCCGACCGCGGGTCTGGACCCCCAGGCATCCATGGAGGTCATCGAGCTAGCCGAGAAGATGAGCCTCAGCGGCGTCACCGTCCTCATATCCACCCACGACGTGGACCTCGCATATTCATGGGCGGACAGCGTGGCCGTTCTCCGTCACGGGAAGAAGGTGTTCAGCGGATCCTCGGAGGACTTCTACGGCAATTCCGAGGAGGTCCACCTCTGCGGTCTGCTTTCGCCTTCGACGTTCAACATGAACCGTGAGATCTCCAACATCAACGGGGTCCCGCATGTGCCCTATCCGCACAACGTATGCGAGTTCCTTTCCAAGTTCGCCAAGGGCACCCAAAGGCCCGGGCGCGTGTTCTGCGTTCCGTGCTGTGACGATACGCTCGCACAATACCAGAGTGCGGTGAAGGATGCGGAGTCCGGTGCGAAGATAGGGGTGTACGGGTCCGACACGAGATACGAACTCTCGAAGGAGAGGATAGACTTCTACTTCGACGGTATTGACTCCTGCTTCACCGAGGCGGTTCTCGGGAGGGATTCCATCCTATTCTACGATTCGATCTACAGCCCCATTGTCCGCCAGCAGGCGGAGGCCCTGAAGGAGTTCGGGTGCGAGATCGAACTGGAGGTGGTCCAGTGA
- a CDS encoding cobalt transport protein ATP-binding subunit — protein MTEYVLEADHVSYRYDRKGPLVLNDVNMRIGKGVKTAILGANGAGKSTLFSVLNALYKPDEGTVLFNGSPVSYRHKNIIKMRSQVSILFQNPNDMLFRPNVEQDVAYGPENMKLPKDEIERRVDDALFAVGMSEFKKSPIMKLSYGQRKRITLAGVLAMEPQVLIMDEPTAGLDPQMAYEVMEIAEQLHRTGVTVIMSSHDTNLTYSWADEIHVMQKGKCVYSGAPEPFYSDKTSVYLSGLLCPSVFLMNQGLSSIGTVDTEPFPRAQTQISAKIAGNKSGKFGTLNILTVGPDADINELIAQHGLEGMSTGLYGLSARSAQHKSKAGIDFVYNGPENCTMKCIAGNDALLICDPVMVESAKASADFINGGGYGNISVNIING, from the coding sequence GTGACGGAGTACGTCCTCGAGGCCGACCACGTGTCCTACAGGTACGACCGCAAGGGCCCGCTGGTACTGAACGACGTCAACATGAGGATCGGCAAAGGCGTGAAGACCGCCATTCTGGGAGCCAACGGCGCCGGGAAGTCCACGCTGTTCAGCGTCCTGAACGCCCTGTACAAGCCGGATGAGGGGACCGTCCTCTTCAACGGATCCCCCGTATCCTACCGTCACAAGAACATCATCAAGATGCGTTCCCAGGTCTCCATTCTCTTCCAGAATCCCAACGACATGCTGTTCAGGCCCAACGTCGAGCAGGACGTCGCCTACGGTCCGGAGAACATGAAGCTCCCGAAGGACGAGATAGAGAGGCGCGTCGACGACGCGCTCTTCGCCGTCGGTATGAGCGAGTTCAAAAAATCGCCCATAATGAAGCTCTCCTACGGTCAGAGGAAGAGGATCACCCTTGCAGGGGTCCTTGCAATGGAACCCCAGGTTCTCATCATGGACGAGCCTACCGCCGGCCTCGACCCCCAGATGGCCTATGAGGTCATGGAGATCGCCGAGCAGCTCCACCGCACGGGCGTTACCGTGATAATGTCCTCCCACGATACCAATCTGACGTATTCCTGGGCGGATGAGATCCACGTGATGCAGAAAGGGAAGTGCGTCTACTCCGGAGCTCCCGAACCGTTCTACTCGGACAAGACATCCGTATACCTTTCTGGCCTCCTGTGTCCCTCGGTGTTCCTCATGAACCAGGGCCTTTCGAGCATCGGGACCGTGGATACGGAGCCCTTCCCCAGAGCACAGACCCAGATATCCGCCAAGATCGCCGGCAACAAGTCCGGGAAGTTCGGAACCCTGAACATCCTCACCGTCGGTCCGGATGCGGACATCAACGAGCTCATCGCCCAGCACGGGCTGGAGGGCATGTCGACCGGGCTCTATGGACTGTCCGCAAGGAGTGCCCAGCATAAGTCCAAGGCAGGTATCGACTTCGTCTACAACGGGCCGGAGAACTGCACTATGAAGTGCATAGCCGGCAACGATGCACTGCTTATCTGCGACCCCGTGATGGTGGAGAGTGCGAAGGCATCCGCGGACTTCATCAACGGCGGCGGGTACGGGAATATCTCCGTGAACATCATCAACGGCTGA
- a CDS encoding Lactate dehydrogenase-related dehydrogenase, translating to MKVFVYNYREFDEAKYFRKFAEDFGFELGYTEQDPTMDTCHLADGSDFISVITTPITPEMMDRFKAGGVKMISTRTIGYNHIDLEYAKKIGMAVSHITYDPEGVAEYTVMMMLMVVRKIVPILERCARNDFTLKGVLAGKLKNMSVGIIGAGKIGVTVLRDLSGFGCRLYYCNRSMNAEAEKYAERLSMDEILGACDIISLHLELNQETFHMIDEKAISKMKRGSVLVNTARGPLVDTGALIKALDSGQLGAAALDVIEDEFGLYYNDCTKMEIKNRALNELRGRDNVLLTHHMAFYYENAVRDMVYNCLYGMKMLAEGKDIPYRLA from the coding sequence ATGAAGGTGTTCGTTTACAACTATCGCGAATTCGACGAGGCGAAATACTTCAGGAAGTTCGCGGAGGACTTCGGTTTCGAGCTTGGCTACACCGAGCAGGACCCGACCATGGACACCTGCCATCTCGCCGACGGCAGCGACTTCATCTCAGTCATCACCACCCCCATCACCCCCGAGATGATGGACCGCTTCAAGGCGGGCGGTGTGAAGATGATCTCCACCCGTACCATCGGCTACAACCATATCGACCTGGAGTACGCCAAGAAGATCGGCATGGCCGTATCCCACATCACCTACGACCCGGAGGGTGTCGCTGAGTACACCGTCATGATGATGCTCATGGTCGTCAGGAAGATCGTACCTATCCTGGAGCGCTGCGCCCGTAACGACTTCACCCTTAAGGGGGTCCTCGCCGGCAAACTGAAGAACATGTCCGTCGGGATAATCGGTGCAGGGAAGATCGGGGTCACCGTCCTCCGCGACCTCTCCGGTTTCGGCTGCAGGCTCTATTACTGCAACAGGAGCATGAATGCCGAGGCGGAGAAATACGCCGAGCGTCTGTCCATGGACGAGATCTTGGGCGCCTGCGATATCATCTCCCTCCACCTGGAACTCAATCAGGAGACCTTCCACATGATCGACGAGAAGGCGATCTCGAAGATGAAACGGGGATCCGTTTTGGTCAACACCGCCAGAGGGCCTCTTGTGGATACGGGCGCCCTCATCAAGGCATTGGACAGCGGACAGCTGGGGGCCGCCGCCCTCGACGTCATCGAGGACGAGTTCGGACTCTACTACAACGACTGCACCAAGATGGAGATTAAGAACCGCGCGCTCAACGAGCTCCGCGGCCGTGACAACGTTCTCCTCACCCATCATATGGCATTCTATTACGAGAACGCCGTCCGCGACATGGTGTACAACTGCCTGTACGGCATGAAGATGCTCGCCGAAGGCAAGGACATTCCCTACCGCCTCGCCTGA
- a CDS encoding cobalamin biosynthesis protein CbiM produces the protein MIPFFYIGVIKLRQILRDHPDQKMIVALSGAFIFLISSLKLPSVTGSSAHPTGTGIAVVFYGVGVCAVLSTIVLIFQALLIAHGGFTTLGANCVSMGIIGPFFGLIVWKILRRTNVGVFVSMACAAAVADLMTYVVTAIQMTLNVVTANNANFGEAFIDFMSVYAVTQVPLAIIEGIVLGMFAHYLSTTRPDVFEIADKNSVNPFAKEE, from the coding sequence ATGATTCCCTTCTTCTACATCGGAGTGATCAAACTCAGGCAGATCCTAAGGGATCATCCTGACCAGAAAATGATCGTCGCCCTTTCCGGTGCGTTCATCTTCCTGATTTCCTCCCTCAAACTGCCGTCCGTTACCGGGTCGAGCGCTCACCCGACCGGAACCGGAATCGCAGTCGTATTCTACGGAGTAGGGGTCTGCGCAGTTCTTTCGACCATCGTCCTGATCTTCCAGGCGCTTCTCATCGCCCACGGAGGATTTACCACTCTCGGAGCAAACTGTGTCTCCATGGGTATCATCGGTCCCTTCTTCGGACTGATCGTATGGAAGATCCTCAGGAGGACCAACGTCGGTGTATTCGTCTCCATGGCATGCGCCGCAGCCGTGGCTGACCTGATGACCTACGTTGTCACCGCCATCCAGATGACCCTCAACGTCGTCACCGCCAACAACGCCAATTTCGGCGAGGCATTCATCGATTTCATGAGCGTCTATGCTGTCACCCAGGTTCCCCTCGCAATCATCGAGGGAATCGTTCTCGGAATGTTCGCCCACTACCTGTCCACCACCAGGCCCGACGTCTTCGAGATTGCTGACAAGAACTCCGTCAACCCCTTCGCCAAGGAGGAGTGA